A genomic window from Sulfurospirillum multivorans DSM 12446 includes:
- the rpiB gene encoding ribose 5-phosphate isomerase B, with the protein MKFFIATDHAGIAIKQDVIEMLQGMGHEVIDLGPFNTERVDYPDFAHALSLEVLKNSGTQGILICGSGIGMSLAANKHVGIRAALCHDAYTAEMARAHNDANVLCFGQRVVGLGVIESMLNAWCATSFEGGRHAMRVEKLEL; encoded by the coding sequence TTGAAGTTTTTTATTGCAACCGATCATGCAGGCATTGCCATCAAACAAGATGTCATTGAGATGCTCCAAGGCATGGGGCACGAAGTCATTGATCTTGGACCTTTTAATACAGAACGTGTCGATTACCCCGATTTTGCGCATGCCCTTAGCCTTGAAGTGCTCAAAAACAGTGGAACACAGGGCATTTTGATCTGTGGTTCAGGCATTGGCATGAGTTTAGCAGCCAACAAACATGTGGGTATTCGAGCCGCCTTGTGTCATGATGCGTACACAGCGGAGATGGCACGCGCGCACAACGATGCGAATGTACTCTGCTTTGGACAACGTGTTGTGGGACTTGGTGTGATTGAGTCGATGCTCAACGCATGGTGTGCTACCTCTTTCGAGGGCGGAAGACATGCAATGCGTGTTGAAAAGTTAGAGTTGTAG
- a CDS encoding site-2 protease family protein, translating into MDELKLIEITATILALMIAIIGHEIMHGYVAYRYGDTTAKNQGRLSINPIVHVDLVGTIIVPAVLFFSGAPFMFGWAKPVPIFIPTVVRNGGYKAAIHVSLAGIAYNFTLALVCAGILNFLPDLREANSFIEVFLIFFLIQSMIYNVVLGIFNLYPIPPLDGSHALTYLGLIMGWTALVRLYESMERYGMVILILFIATPLSHYFFLPIRYVIGWLY; encoded by the coding sequence ATGGACGAGCTTAAACTGATTGAGATCACGGCAACGATCCTAGCTCTGATGATCGCGATTATTGGGCATGAGATTATGCACGGGTATGTGGCGTATCGTTATGGCGATACGACCGCTAAAAACCAAGGACGTTTGAGTATTAATCCCATCGTTCATGTCGATCTTGTCGGAACCATCATCGTGCCTGCTGTGCTTTTTTTCAGCGGCGCTCCGTTTATGTTTGGCTGGGCAAAACCGGTGCCGATTTTTATTCCTACGGTTGTTCGCAATGGTGGGTACAAAGCGGCGATTCACGTCTCACTCGCAGGCATTGCGTACAACTTTACCCTCGCCCTTGTGTGCGCAGGCATTTTAAACTTTTTACCAGATCTGAGGGAAGCCAATAGTTTCATCGAAGTGTTTCTCATCTTTTTTCTCATCCAATCCATGATTTACAATGTCGTTTTAGGCATTTTCAACCTCTACCCCATTCCACCACTCGATGGTTCTCACGCCCTTACTTATTTGGGTCTGATTATGGGATGGACGGCTTTGGTTCGCTTGTATGAATCAATGGAGCGTTATGGTATGGTTATCTTGATCCTCTTCATTGCCACACCGCTTTCACACTACTTTTTTCTGCCTATTCGCTACGTTATTGGATGGTTGTATTAA